In the genome of Paenibacillus pabuli, one region contains:
- a CDS encoding flagellar FlbD family protein gives MISVTRLNGSPMWLNALMVEIVEETPDTYITLVTGKRLIVLEKADEVISKIKDYNREIGVQAATIKVQQTEES, from the coding sequence ATGATTTCCGTTACGCGGTTAAATGGTTCTCCCATGTGGTTAAATGCGCTGATGGTTGAAATTGTGGAAGAGACACCAGACACGTATATTACGCTGGTAACCGGAAAGAGACTTATTGTGCTTGAGAAGGCCGATGAGGTTATTTCCAAAATTAAAGATTACAACCGTGAAATCGGGGTTCAGGCAGCCACTATTAAAGTGCAGCAAACGGAGGAGTCCTGA
- a CDS encoding flagellar hook capping FlgD N-terminal domain-containing protein, protein MANEVISTNNTWPNYSAANKATTSAATKELGKDQFLKILITQLQNQDPMQPMEDKEFIAQMAQFSSVEQLVNISSQLKTLNQSLGTVSGMIGREISWLSSNKEDNGTLRQGIVDSIIVRDGVQYAKVGNDEIKLDEIIQVTNPTQAEENETPVQNAADSAVANESQQPEASSQPEDNGNTL, encoded by the coding sequence ATGGCTAATGAAGTGATTTCAACCAATAATACATGGCCTAACTATTCGGCAGCAAATAAAGCTACAACAAGCGCTGCAACAAAGGAACTGGGTAAGGATCAGTTTCTTAAAATATTGATCACTCAGCTGCAAAATCAGGATCCGATGCAGCCAATGGAAGATAAGGAATTTATCGCACAGATGGCTCAGTTCAGCTCGGTAGAACAATTGGTAAATATCTCATCACAGCTCAAAACTTTGAATCAGTCTCTTGGGACAGTGTCTGGTATGATTGGCCGCGAGATCAGTTGGCTTTCTTCTAATAAAGAGGATAACGGAACCCTCCGCCAAGGTATCGTGGATTCCATCATTGTACGAGATGGTGTTCAGTATGCAAAAGTAGGCAATGACGAAATCAAACTGGATGAAATTATTCAGGTAACCAATCCAACACAGGCTGAAGAAAATGAAACTCCAGTTCAGAACGCTGCAGATTCAGCTGTAGCGAATGAAAGCCAGCAACCAGAAGCATCATCACAGCCTGAAGACAACGGAAACACGTTATGA
- a CDS encoding response regulator: protein MANRILVVDDAAFMRMMIRDILSKNGYEVVGEAQDGSQAIEKFKELRPDLITMDITMPEMDGIAALKEIKKIDANAKVIMCSAMGQQAMVIDAIQAGAKDFIVKPFQSDRVIEAISKTLGV from the coding sequence ATGGCAAACCGAATTTTAGTCGTGGACGACGCTGCATTTATGAGAATGATGATCCGGGACATTTTGTCCAAAAACGGATACGAGGTCGTTGGCGAAGCACAGGATGGATCACAAGCAATTGAGAAGTTTAAGGAGCTTCGTCCTGATCTGATCACAATGGATATTACCATGCCTGAGATGGATGGTATTGCAGCATTGAAAGAAATCAAAAAAATTGATGCCAATGCAAAAGTGATTATGTGCTCTGCGATGGGGCAACAAGCAATGGTTATTGATGCAATCCAGGCTGGAGCCAAAGATTTCATCGTGAAGCCGTTCCAATCTGATCGTGTTATCGAAGCAATCAGCAAAACGCTGGGCGTTTAA
- a CDS encoding TIGR02530 family flagellar biosynthesis protein — protein sequence MSDRITVGQLYTGPITPNLHNRSKAGEASTVPERPFAQVLEDNLLKLSNHAAKRLEQRGIELKTEQMQQIGTALDKAAAKGAKESLILMKDMAFIVNVKNRTVVTAMDSESMKDNVFTQIDSAVIIS from the coding sequence ATGAGTGACCGCATAACAGTAGGCCAACTGTACACAGGTCCAATTACACCCAATTTGCATAATCGCTCCAAAGCGGGAGAAGCATCCACTGTACCTGAGCGCCCTTTTGCACAGGTATTGGAAGACAACCTCCTGAAATTGAGTAATCATGCTGCCAAAAGGTTGGAGCAGCGCGGTATTGAACTCAAAACTGAGCAGATGCAGCAGATTGGAACTGCTCTGGATAAGGCTGCTGCCAAAGGAGCCAAGGAATCCTTGATTTTGATGAAAGATATGGCTTTTATCGTTAATGTCAAAAATCGTACTGTCGTTACAGCCATGGATAGTGAAAGCATGAAGGATAATGTATTCACCCAGATTGACAGTGCTGTAATCATTTCTTAA
- a CDS encoding flagellar biosynthetic protein FliO, translated as MAQDKIPDEVGAGVNYYFQLVWVIVVLAVILVLIVYLIRFLNKRNQRWFRNGTIRILGGVGLGPNKSLQIIEIGGSVYLLGVGDDIQLVDKVSDLEEAQRIIDSFERDASAQQGSLSPLIAKLAARLRKDEPPREMELEDTTSFHELFESKLRQMPNRKEKMEKVLEEDNTTDRSRDS; from the coding sequence ATGGCTCAGGATAAGATTCCGGATGAAGTGGGCGCGGGAGTCAATTATTATTTTCAGCTTGTATGGGTGATTGTTGTCCTGGCCGTCATTCTGGTTCTTATAGTCTATCTGATTCGTTTTCTAAACAAACGGAATCAGCGATGGTTCCGGAACGGCACAATTCGTATTTTGGGTGGGGTCGGACTGGGACCGAACAAGTCGCTGCAAATTATAGAAATTGGCGGTAGCGTTTATCTGCTCGGTGTGGGTGATGACATACAGCTGGTGGATAAGGTTTCGGATCTTGAAGAGGCACAGCGAATCATTGATTCATTTGAACGGGATGCTTCAGCACAACAGGGAAGCCTTTCGCCTCTTATTGCAAAGCTGGCAGCCCGCTTGCGCAAAGATGAACCGCCGCGGGAAATGGAACTGGAGGATACAACCTCTTTTCACGAACTGTTTGAATCTAAACTTCGGCAGATGCCTAACCGTAAAGAGAAGATGGAGAAGGTCCTGGAAGAAGACAATACTACAGATCGGTCGAGGGATTCATGA
- the fliR gene encoding flagellar biosynthetic protein FliR, translating into METLLQSFPVALLMFCRIASFFVTAPVFSARNVPNSLKIGLSAFVTLTVYMVYGINQVVPTDLSYILLIIREILIGLLLGFVAYLLMTAVQTAGTFIDLQIGFGMANVYDPMTGASAPLTGNFKYAFAVLLFLTMNGHHYLLDAIVYSYRWIPLSNVFFLRLADGSIAEFLVRTLGQSFMLAFQMSAPIVVALFLTDVGLGFLAKTAPQFNVFAVGMPLKVLVGLAILLLLVPSFAFVFSQLFEVMFRSMEKLLGTIGQRPG; encoded by the coding sequence ATGGAGACATTGTTGCAAAGTTTTCCTGTCGCTCTGCTTATGTTTTGTCGAATAGCATCATTTTTTGTAACTGCGCCGGTCTTTTCGGCTCGGAATGTGCCGAATTCTCTTAAAATTGGTTTATCGGCATTTGTAACCTTGACGGTATATATGGTATACGGCATAAATCAGGTTGTACCTACGGATCTAAGTTATATTCTGTTGATCATCCGAGAAATATTGATTGGCTTACTCTTAGGTTTTGTTGCTTACCTGTTAATGACGGCTGTACAGACAGCCGGAACCTTTATTGATCTTCAGATCGGTTTTGGTATGGCCAACGTATATGATCCGATGACAGGTGCTTCCGCACCACTTACCGGTAACTTCAAATATGCCTTTGCTGTATTGCTCTTTCTAACCATGAACGGACATCATTATCTGCTTGATGCGATCGTGTACAGTTATCGATGGATACCGTTGTCGAATGTATTTTTTCTACGATTGGCAGATGGAAGTATAGCCGAATTTTTGGTTCGTACATTAGGGCAATCATTTATGTTGGCTTTTCAGATGTCTGCACCCATTGTAGTTGCTCTGTTTTTGACGGACGTGGGATTGGGATTTTTGGCAAAGACGGCTCCTCAATTTAACGTGTTTGCCGTCGGAATGCCGCTTAAGGTACTCGTTGGGCTTGCTATTTTGCTTTTGCTGGTTCCCAGTTTTGCCTTTGTGTTTAGTCAATTGTTCGAAGTGATGTTCAGATCCATGGAAAAATTGCTTGGGACCATTGGACAAAGGCCGGGCTGA
- the flhB gene encoding flagellar biosynthesis protein FlhB encodes MKYQLDLQMFAGEKTEKATPKKRQDTRKKGQVVKSMELSGASILLFSFLIMMMFSNFYKERMVRLFTDIFINRLSMEVTGENVVALLMRYGIEVMLLLAPVLLGAVLIALIVNYMQVGFLLVGEGLKPKLEKLNPIKGFKNIFSLRSLVEFAKSIMKMSIIGFLVYSTITGYQSDIASLSHFSLDAILHFAASITLNLGIKIAVALLVLAVLDYMYQKYDYEKNIRMSKQDIKDEYKKMEGDPLIKGKIRERQRRMAVQRMMQEVPKADVIITNPTHFAVALKYEGSEMEAPQIIAKGQDYVALRIKEIAKEHGVITMENKPLARALFQRAEIGDAIPADLFQAVAEVLAYVYKLKGRTK; translated from the coding sequence ATGAAATATCAACTCGACCTCCAGATGTTCGCAGGGGAGAAAACAGAGAAGGCTACCCCGAAAAAAAGGCAGGATACGCGAAAAAAAGGGCAGGTTGTCAAAAGTATGGAGCTGTCCGGCGCATCCATCCTCCTATTCTCCTTTTTGATCATGATGATGTTTAGTAACTTTTACAAAGAACGTATGGTTCGACTGTTTACAGACATCTTCATTAATCGGCTGAGTATGGAGGTCACAGGGGAGAATGTCGTAGCCTTATTGATGCGTTATGGCATCGAGGTGATGTTATTGCTTGCTCCTGTGCTGCTCGGTGCAGTACTGATTGCGTTAATCGTCAATTACATGCAGGTTGGTTTCCTGCTTGTAGGAGAGGGATTAAAGCCGAAACTGGAAAAGTTGAATCCAATTAAAGGGTTCAAAAACATTTTTTCTCTTCGTTCTTTGGTGGAGTTTGCTAAATCCATAATGAAAATGTCGATTATCGGCTTTCTGGTCTACAGCACCATCACAGGTTATCAGTCAGATATTGCTTCACTTTCTCATTTTTCGTTGGATGCGATTCTGCATTTTGCTGCTTCGATCACCCTAAACTTGGGAATCAAGATTGCAGTAGCCCTGTTAGTACTTGCTGTACTCGACTATATGTACCAGAAGTATGATTATGAGAAAAACATTCGGATGTCCAAACAAGACATCAAGGACGAATACAAAAAAATGGAAGGTGACCCACTGATTAAGGGGAAAATCAGGGAGCGTCAGCGTCGTATGGCTGTTCAGCGCATGATGCAGGAAGTTCCCAAAGCGGATGTGATCATCACCAACCCGACTCACTTTGCTGTTGCGCTTAAGTATGAGGGTTCCGAGATGGAAGCGCCGCAGATTATAGCCAAAGGTCAGGATTATGTCGCCTTGCGCATTAAGGAAATTGCCAAAGAGCACGGTGTCATTACAATGGAAAACAAGCCGCTGGCACGGGCATTGTTCCAGAGAGCCGAGATTGGTGACGCCATACCGGCTGATTTGTTTCAAGCGGTAGCCGAAGTGCTGGCTTATGTATATAAATTAAAGGGCAGAACGAAATAA
- a CDS encoding flagellar basal body-associated FliL family protein, producing the protein MKKMLPWLATSLLAITLIVVVVIVLMQGQNGNKNDTHTAAAAAEKKMTADEIVEVSSELGEIKTNLADIDHVVVVSFSFKLSDKKAKEDFEKIKEITVKPIIIQTFADTKSDELATAKGRIQFNKKLTELINEALPEGKLASTSFSAFVMAPM; encoded by the coding sequence ATGAAAAAGATGTTGCCATGGCTTGCAACAAGCTTGCTAGCTATAACACTGATTGTGGTGGTTGTGATTGTACTTATGCAAGGACAGAACGGGAATAAGAATGATACACATACGGCAGCCGCAGCTGCAGAGAAGAAGATGACTGCGGATGAGATTGTTGAGGTTTCCTCAGAGCTTGGAGAAATTAAAACGAATTTGGCTGATATAGACCATGTCGTCGTTGTAAGTTTTTCTTTCAAATTATCCGACAAAAAGGCTAAAGAAGATTTTGAGAAAATCAAGGAAATCACGGTGAAGCCTATTATCATCCAGACTTTTGCGGATACCAAGTCTGATGAGCTGGCTACAGCGAAAGGTCGCATTCAATTTAATAAAAAATTGACCGAGCTTATTAATGAAGCTTTACCGGAAGGTAAGCTGGCCAGCACTAGCTTTTCTGCTTTTGTGATGGCGCCAATGTAA
- the fliQ gene encoding flagellar biosynthesis protein FliQ — MTSEFIIGLAGKAVYTSLLASAPMLILALVVGLIISVFQATTQIQEQTLAFVPKIIAVLLAVLLFGPWILNILVDFTYNILDNLYRYIG; from the coding sequence ATGACTTCGGAGTTTATTATCGGTCTGGCCGGGAAAGCGGTCTATACTTCACTGCTGGCCAGCGCACCCATGCTTATTCTAGCTCTGGTTGTAGGACTCATTATCAGTGTATTTCAGGCAACAACTCAAATTCAGGAGCAAACCCTCGCCTTTGTACCTAAAATCATTGCCGTACTTTTGGCAGTGCTGTTGTTTGGGCCCTGGATATTGAATATACTGGTCGATTTCACGTATAACATTCTCGATAATTTATACAGATATATAGGGTAG
- the fliP gene encoding flagellar type III secretion system pore protein FliP (The bacterial flagellar biogenesis protein FliP forms a type III secretion system (T3SS)-type pore required for flagellar assembly.): protein MKKKIWLACFFIGLISLASVTVAFAEPIPNIDIQIGSGDGSTPSTSSLSIILLITVLSIAPALLVLMTSFTRIVIVLGFVRTSLGTQQMPPNQVLVGLALFLTLFIMSPTLSSINQVALQPYLKGDITQTEALEKAADPMKKFMFSHTREKDLLLFMKYNQTEKPSTYQDIPITVMVPAYAISELKTAFQMGFMIFIPFLVIDIVVASTLMAMGMMMLPPVMISLPFKILLFVLVDGWYLVVKSLLLSFNT, encoded by the coding sequence ATGAAGAAAAAGATTTGGTTAGCGTGTTTTTTCATAGGACTCATCAGTCTGGCCTCCGTCACAGTTGCTTTTGCAGAACCAATTCCGAATATTGATATTCAAATTGGCAGCGGAGATGGGAGCACACCAAGTACGAGTTCACTTTCCATTATTCTATTGATCACAGTACTTAGTATAGCACCGGCTTTGCTAGTACTGATGACCAGTTTTACCCGGATTGTTATCGTTCTCGGTTTTGTGCGGACATCCTTGGGTACGCAACAAATGCCACCCAATCAGGTGCTGGTCGGTTTGGCACTTTTTCTGACACTATTTATCATGTCACCAACGTTGTCATCCATCAATCAGGTAGCGCTTCAGCCCTATCTCAAGGGAGACATTACTCAAACCGAGGCGCTGGAAAAAGCTGCGGATCCCATGAAGAAGTTTATGTTTTCACACACTAGGGAGAAAGACCTATTACTGTTCATGAAGTACAACCAAACCGAAAAACCCAGCACATACCAGGATATTCCGATTACTGTGATGGTGCCGGCATATGCAATCAGTGAGTTAAAGACAGCATTCCAGATGGGGTTCATGATCTTTATTCCTTTCCTCGTAATAGACATTGTAGTTGCGAGTACACTCATGGCTATGGGGATGATGATGCTTCCACCTGTCATGATCTCGTTACCTTTCAAAATACTGCTATTTGTACTTGTTGATGGCTGGTATCTGGTCGTGAAGTCACTGTTGCTGAGTTTTAACACTTGA
- the fliY gene encoding flagellar motor switch phosphatase FliY → MTSKDYLSQEEIDALLRQSESMNSSEPAEKTVDDFLTDLEQDALGEIGNITFGSAATALSTLLGLKVDITTPKVSIISRSQFDEAFPKPHVAVHVNYVDGFEGINSLVIKKRDAQVIADLMLGGEGNPADEELNEIHISAVQEAMNQMMGSSATSMSTIFNRFVNISPPGIDILNMESGEGVSNLPEDETLIQVSFRLLIGDLIDSNLMQLLPVHFAKEMVEMLIGGAQESTANAPVASTPEPAPAPVPVAPEQPPIQQQMPPQAQQPPVQDYNGYGQAPMGMPQGMPPQQPYGMPPQQPYGVPQHYGGVPNRNVNVQPVQFANLQNGAFGQVDENNLNLLMDIPLKVTVELGRTQKQIKDILELSQGSIVELDKLAGEPVDILVNNKLIAKGEVVVIDENFGVRVIDIVSQWDRIQKLQ, encoded by the coding sequence TTGACGAGTAAGGATTATTTATCCCAAGAAGAAATCGATGCTTTGCTCAGACAATCGGAATCGATGAATAGTTCGGAACCGGCTGAGAAAACAGTTGATGATTTTTTGACCGATCTGGAGCAGGATGCCTTGGGGGAGATTGGCAACATTACATTCGGTAGTGCGGCGACAGCTTTGTCCACACTATTAGGCCTAAAAGTAGATATTACAACACCTAAGGTGTCCATCATCAGTCGTTCACAGTTTGATGAAGCATTTCCCAAGCCTCATGTCGCAGTCCATGTGAATTATGTAGATGGATTTGAAGGGATCAACTCGCTAGTCATCAAGAAACGTGATGCTCAAGTCATTGCTGATCTGATGCTTGGCGGCGAAGGAAATCCGGCTGACGAAGAACTGAATGAAATCCATATCAGTGCAGTACAGGAAGCAATGAATCAGATGATGGGTTCGTCCGCTACTTCAATGTCCACAATCTTTAACCGTTTCGTGAATATTTCTCCTCCGGGAATTGATATTCTCAATATGGAAAGTGGTGAAGGAGTCAGCAATCTTCCAGAAGATGAGACATTAATCCAGGTATCGTTCCGTTTGTTGATTGGCGATCTGATCGATTCTAATCTTATGCAGCTGCTTCCAGTACATTTTGCAAAAGAAATGGTGGAGATGCTGATTGGAGGAGCCCAGGAGTCTACTGCTAATGCGCCAGTGGCATCTACACCTGAGCCAGCACCGGCACCAGTACCGGTTGCCCCTGAGCAACCTCCGATTCAGCAACAGATGCCACCACAGGCGCAGCAGCCGCCTGTTCAAGATTATAATGGCTATGGACAGGCTCCGATGGGAATGCCGCAAGGAATGCCGCCACAGCAGCCTTATGGTATGCCTCCGCAGCAACCGTATGGTGTACCGCAGCATTACGGCGGTGTGCCGAATAGGAATGTAAACGTACAACCGGTTCAATTCGCCAATTTGCAAAATGGGGCGTTTGGCCAGGTAGACGAAAACAATTTGAATTTATTGATGGACATTCCCCTTAAAGTCACCGTAGAATTAGGAAGGACCCAAAAGCAAATTAAGGATATTTTAGAACTGTCACAAGGTTCAATTGTCGAGCTGGACAAACTGGCCGGTGAACCTGTCGATATTTTGGTGAATAACAAGTTGATTGCCAAAGGTGAGGTTGTCGTAATCGACGAAAACTTCGGTGTTCGTGTTATAGATATCGTAAGCCAATGGGACCGAATTCAGAAATTACAATAA
- a CDS encoding flagellar hook-basal body complex protein, translating to MYSGVSGMRGFQTKLDVIGNNIANVNTVGFKGSRVMFKDIMSQTTAGVTAPTDTPTGGVNAKQIGLGVSVGSIDTLHLAGSPMTTNNPTDLRINGDGFFLVAMSADQEVPFLTRAGDFHVDADRNLVTSDGLFVLDSGGAPITIGDDVVSFTIGQNGAINQTMADGTIESETQLGIGKVVNPEGLEKIGGNLYRMTGNANPDGALDPLTANDAENGTGSIIAGQLEMSNVDLTGEFTEMIVAQRGFQANSRIITTSDEVLQEVVNLKR from the coding sequence ATGTACTCAGGCGTTTCCGGGATGCGGGGTTTTCAAACGAAACTTGATGTAATCGGTAATAATATTGCGAACGTAAATACGGTTGGTTTTAAAGGCAGCCGTGTCATGTTCAAAGATATTATGAGCCAAACCACTGCTGGTGTTACTGCACCGACGGATACTCCAACTGGTGGTGTAAATGCGAAGCAAATCGGTTTGGGTGTATCTGTTGGATCTATTGACACATTGCATCTTGCCGGAAGTCCTATGACAACAAACAATCCAACAGATTTGCGTATTAATGGAGATGGCTTCTTTCTGGTTGCGATGTCGGCGGATCAAGAAGTTCCATTCCTGACTCGTGCTGGGGATTTTCACGTAGATGCGGATCGTAATCTGGTTACATCTGACGGCCTCTTTGTTTTGGATAGTGGAGGTGCACCAATCACAATTGGTGATGATGTCGTTTCCTTTACAATCGGCCAAAACGGTGCGATTAACCAGACGATGGCTGACGGAACAATCGAAAGTGAAACTCAACTGGGTATCGGGAAAGTTGTCAACCCTGAAGGTCTGGAAAAAATAGGGGGGAACCTCTATCGCATGACGGGAAATGCCAATCCTGATGGTGCACTTGATCCTTTAACAGCAAATGATGCCGAGAATGGTACGGGTTCTATTATTGCAGGACAACTTGAAATGTCCAACGTGGATCTGACAGGTGAATTTACAGAGATGATCGTTGCTCAGCGTGGATTCCAGGCGAACTCACGGATTATCACTACGTCTGATGAAGTGCTTCAGGAAGTTGTTAATCTGAAACGTTAA
- the fliM gene encoding flagellar motor switch protein FliM — protein sequence MVDVLSQNEIDALLAALSSGEMDAEELKKEETQKKIRSYDFKRAVRFSKDHIRSLTRIHENFARFLTTYFSAQLRTFVQINVVQVEQLPYDEFIRSIPKMTILNIFEAEPLQGRMVMEVHPNVGYAMLDRLLGGTGNAPTKIASMTEIETTIMERIFSRAFESLQEAWKTVLDISPRMEALETNPQFMQIVSPNETIALISLSTKIGDTTGMINLCIPHVVLEPIMSRLSTHQWFVSEKKTRAPEEYDALKERVNKAKLPVVAELGESRISIAEFLGLSVGDVITLNKPVDEGLSIKVGDRLKYMGSPGTIKDRVAVQIDKIVTEGVEEFDE from the coding sequence ATGGTGGATGTATTATCACAAAATGAGATTGACGCCCTATTAGCTGCCCTTTCCTCTGGTGAGATGGATGCTGAGGAATTGAAAAAGGAAGAAACTCAAAAGAAAATTAGATCGTACGATTTTAAGCGGGCGGTTCGTTTTTCCAAAGATCATATTCGAAGCTTGACCCGTATACACGAAAACTTTGCACGCTTTCTCACCACTTATTTTTCAGCCCAACTGCGGACGTTCGTTCAGATCAATGTCGTTCAGGTCGAACAGTTGCCTTATGACGAGTTTATCCGTTCTATTCCGAAGATGACGATATTGAACATATTCGAGGCGGAGCCATTACAGGGACGGATGGTGATGGAGGTTCACCCCAACGTGGGTTATGCAATGCTGGATCGTCTGCTTGGCGGAACAGGAAATGCACCGACAAAGATCGCATCGATGACGGAAATTGAGACGACGATTATGGAGCGGATTTTCAGCCGTGCGTTTGAGAGTTTGCAGGAAGCATGGAAGACTGTGTTGGATATTTCTCCAAGGATGGAAGCGCTGGAGACCAATCCGCAATTTATGCAGATTGTTTCCCCCAATGAGACCATTGCATTGATCTCACTGAGTACCAAAATCGGCGACACCACAGGCATGATCAATTTGTGTATCCCGCATGTCGTTCTTGAACCTATTATGTCTCGGTTGTCGACTCATCAGTGGTTTGTTTCGGAGAAAAAGACTAGAGCACCGGAAGAATATGATGCTCTCAAAGAGCGTGTGAACAAAGCCAAATTGCCCGTTGTTGCAGAGTTGGGGGAGTCCAGAATTTCGATTGCTGAATTTTTGGGTCTTTCGGTTGGCGATGTCATTACGTTGAACAAACCCGTTGATGAGGGACTATCCATTAAAGTTGGAGATAGGCTGAAGTATATGGGGAGCCCGGGAACGATCAAGGATCGTGTGGCTGTGCAAATAGACAAGATTGTCACCGAAGGAGTTGAAGAATTTGACGAGTAA